A DNA window from Ostrea edulis chromosome 5, xbOstEdul1.1, whole genome shotgun sequence contains the following coding sequences:
- the LOC125652075 gene encoding synaptotagmin-4-like — protein MKSVEIHPAHESYHTITAGSVAGICIGAIVFLIGISIIGYRCYQRRRARNVQNRLSYAIKKGLKESANGRRSSSSVKSTPLKQHRATSPIMPPQDSLLDRSLEQGCNMPPEKGHGQSFPDQSFDENEKESVTTPSEKDISLRERQIDEKQRLGILYFSVEYDEQNTALLVTIVRASDLPPRDPSLGGCDPYIKLQLLPDKKHKCKTRVLRKTQHPAYDETFTFYGISKNQIPGITLHFVILSFDRFSRDEIIGEVVYPLTDVSTEQKELLLFKEINPRHLKFRAQGRGELLISLCYQPAANRLTVVVLKARNLPKMDITGLSDPIVKIYLLYNNQRIAKKKTHVKKRTLNPVFNESFLFDIPYNEGLQNISMEFLVMDWDRMTKNEVIGRLEIGGRSCGQEIHHWNEVMNCPRKQIAEWHKLRE, from the exons ATGAAGTCCGTGGAAATACACCCCGCACATGAAAGTTATCATACAA TAACAGCTGGGTCTGTAGCAGGGATCTGCATTGGTGCCATTGTTTTCCTGATTGGAATAAGTATCATAGGTTACAGGTGTTACCAAAGAAGAAGGGCCAGGAATGTACAAAACAGACTATCGTATGCCATTAAAAAGGGGCTGAAAGAATCAGCCAATGGACGAAGAAGCAGTTCATCAGTCAAAAGTACACCTCTAAAGCAACACAGAGCGACCAGTCCCATTATGCCACCGCAAGACAGTTTATTAGACCGCTCATTGGAACAGGGGTGCAACATGCCTCCGGAGAAGGGACATGGTCAATCGTTTCCTGATCAATCGTTTGATGAAAATGAGAAAGAGTCCGTAACGACACCAAGTGAGAAAGATATAAGTCTAAGAGAAAGACAGATAGACGAGAAACAGAGACTAGGGATATTATATTTTTCTGTAGAATATGATGAGCAGAATACCGCCCTTCTGGTTACGATTGTTAGAGCCAGTGACTTGCCTCCGCGAGATCCGAGCTTAGGAGGATGCGATCCTTATATAAAACTACAACTCCTTCCTGACAAGAAACACAAATGCAAAACCAGAGTTTTGCGTAAAACCCAGCACCCTGCGTATGACGAAACGTTTACTTTTTACGGCATCAGTAAAAATCAAATTCCAGGCATCACCCTTCACTTTGTTATTTTGAGTTTTGACCGTTTTTCCCGCGATGAGATAATTGGAGAGGTTGTGTACCCGTTGACGGACGTCAGCACAGAGCAAAAGGAGCTCCTCcttttcaaagaaattaatCCCAGACACTTAAAG TTCAGAGCCCAGGGTCGTGGAGAGTTGTTGATTTCACTCTGCTACCAGCCAGCGGCCAATCGATTGACAGTAGTGGTGCTGAAGGCAAGAAACCTTCCCAAGATGGACATCACTGGACTTTCAG ATCCCATAGTGAAGATATATCTTCTGTACAATAACCAGAGAATTGCCAAAAAGAAAACACATGTCAAGAAACGGACTTTAAATCCAGTTTTCAACGAGTCGTTTCTGTTTGACATTCCCTACAATGAGGGCTTACAAAATATCAGCATGGAGTTCCTCGTCATGGACTGGGACCGGATGACTAAAAATGAAGTGATCGGCCGACTTGAAATTGGCGGACGGAGCTGTGGTCAAGAGATACATCACTGGAACGAGGTCATGAACTGTCCAAGAAAACAGATTGCTGAATGGCATAAATTACGAGAGTGA